Proteins encoded together in one Triticum dicoccoides isolate Atlit2015 ecotype Zavitan chromosome 7B, WEW_v2.0, whole genome shotgun sequence window:
- the LOC119336220 gene encoding conserved oligomeric Golgi complex subunit 3-like isoform X2: MSMATKQATLPRSGAFSKGYNFAYAWEKNAPVTEEQNAAISALSHAVAERPFPVNLEHGGTAVPEKESALEEAGAMDAVLVNTHQFYKWFAELESAMKSETEEKYRFYESTLEERVNTCDGILQQVDDTQNLFEELQSLHSSVAIKTQTLHDACDQLLVEKQRLIGFAEALRSRLNYFYELENASTSFYSQTMNIGNEQFLPLLKRLDDCILYVENNPLYAESAVYLVKFRQLQSRALGMIRSHVLSTLKAASSQVQAAIRGSGSGKNAVTEGVEASLIYVRFKAAAGELKPVFNEIESRSSKKEYAQILSECHSLFCEQRLYLIRGTVQQRISEFAKKEALPSFTRSGCAYLMEACQFEHQLFAHFFPASAPDVSTMAPLMDPLCTHLYDTLRPRLIYEGNIDSLCELVDILKVEVLGEQLSRRGKSAAGLRPILQRILADVLERLAFCARTHIREGIANFRPSDEDLDYPGKLERSTISSANVSDNSDMYATWYRPLEKTVSCLSKLYHCLESSVFTGLALEAVEVCSASLQSASKVIAKRATPMDGQLFLIKHLLILREQIAPFEIEFSVTHKELDFSHLLDHLRRILRGQVSLFDWSRSTSLARTFSPRILENQIDARKELEKGLKSTCEEFIMSITKLVVDPMLSFVTKVTAVKVALSSGSQGQNLDSVLAKPLKTQAFASPDKVAELVQKVGTAIQQDLPKAMTKLMLYLQNPSTRLIIFKPIKSNIVEAHIQLQSLLNSEYSAEEIQSIGMLSISDLQSQLDSLL; the protein is encoded by the exons ATGTCCATGGCGACGAAGCAAGCGACCCTGCCCAGGTCGGGAGCTTTCTCAAagggctacaacttcgcgtacgcgTGGGAGAAG AACGCGCCGGTCACAGAGGAGCAGAATGCCGCGATCTCCGCGCTCTCGCACGCTGTGGCAGAGCGGCCGTTCCCGGTCAATCTG GAACATGGAGGTACGGCCGTGCCAGAAAAAGAATCTGCTTTGGAGGAGGCGGGTGCAATGGATGCGGTCTTGGTGAATACACATCAG TTTTACAAATGGTTTGCTGAACTGGAATCAGCTATGAAATCTGAG ACTGAGGAAAAGTATCGCTTCTACGAGAGTACATTAGAGGAACGTGTTAACACATGTGATGGCATCCTTCAACAA GTGGATGACACACAGAACTTATTTGAAGAACTACAATCCTTGCACTCGAGTGTTGCCATAAAGACACAAACTTTGCATGATGCTTGCGACCAACTT TTGGTGGAGAAACAAAGGCTCATTGGGTTCGCTGAAGCACTCCGAAGTAGGTTAAACTACTTTTATGAATTGgaaaat GCCTCTACTAGCTTTTATTCTCAGACTATGAACATCGGAAATGAACAGTTTCTCCCACTGTTGAAAAGACTTGATGATTGTATCTT ATATGTTGAAAATAATCCACTGTATGCTGAATCTGCTGTTTACTTGGTCAAGTTTCGCCAACTTCAG TCTCGGGCATTAGGTATGATCAGGTCACATGTCTTGTCGACACTGAAAGCCGCTTCATCCCAG GTTCAAGCCGCAATTCGAGGCAGTGGTTCTGGCAAAAATGCTGTTACAGAGGGTGTGGAAGCATCTCTTATCTATGTTCGTTTCAAGGCAGCAGCTGGGGAG CTAAAACCGGTTTTCAATGAGATTGAAAGTAGATCCTCTAAGAAAGAGTATGCGCAGATTCTTTCAGAATGTCACAGTTTGTTTTGTGAGCAGAGGCTGTACTTG ATACGAGGTACGGTGCAGCAACGCATTTCTGAGTTTGCTAAAAAAGAGGCCTTACCTTCTTTTACAAGGTCTGGTTGTGCCTATTTGATGGAG GCATGCCAGTTTGAGCACCAGCTTTTTGCTCACTTCTTCCCAGCATCCGCACCAGATGTTTCAACTATGGCTCCTTTAATGGATCCATT GTGCACACACTTATATGATACTCTGAGGCCTAGACTGATATATGAAGGCAACATTGATTCTCTCTGTGAACTCGTTGACATTCTGAAGGTCGAAGTGTTGGGAGAACAACTGAGTAGACGTGGTAAATCAGCAGCTGGACTCCGTCCAATATTGCAGAGGATACTTGCAGATGTTCTTGAGCGTCTGGCATTTTGTGCTCGGACTCATATTCGTGAGGGG ATTGCAAATTTTCGCCCTTCTGACGAAGATCTGGATTATCCTGGAAAACTTGAGAGATCTACAATTTCAAGTGCTAAT GTTAGTGACAACTCAGACATGTATGCAACATGGTACAGACCACTGGAGAAAACAGTTTCGTGCCTGTCAAAGCTATATCACTGCTTGGAATCTTCGGTTTTTACTGGATTAGCCCTT GAAGCCGTAGAAGTTTGCTCAGCATCCCTTCAG AGTGCAAGCAAGGTCATTGCAAAAAGAGCAACCCCAATGGATGGACAGCTTTTCCTAATTAAGCACCTTCTCATTTTAAGGGAACAG ATTGCACCATTTGAGATTGAGTTCTCAGTCACACACAAGGAGCTGGATTTCTCCCATTTGCTG GATCACTTAAGAAGGATTCTCAGGGGCCAGGTCTCATTATTTGACTGGTCAAGGTCAACATCACTTGCTAGGACCTTTTCTCCCCGCATTTTGGAGAACCAAATTGACGCCAGAAAA GAACTGGAGAAAGGCCTTAAATCTACTTGTGAAGAGTTTATAATGTCCATCACTAAACTAGTAGTGGACCCAATGCTTTCTTTTGTTACTAAG GTAACCGCTGTCAAAGTTGCACTGTCCTCAGGTAGCCAGGGCCAGAATTTGGATTCTGTTCTAGCAAAACCCCTTAAGACACAAGCATTTGCTTCACCCGATAAAGTTGCAGAGCTGGTTCAAAAG GTTGGGACTGCTATTCAACAAGATCTGCCCAAAGCAATGACCAAGTTGATGTTGTATTTGCAAAATCCATCGACAAGATTAATTATATTCAAACCCATCAA GTCGAATATAGTTGAGGCTCATATACAGCTACAGTCCCTTCTGAACTCAGAATACTCGGCTGAAGAAATTCAGTCTATTGGTATGCTGTCTATATCTGATCTGCAATCTCAGCTCGACAGTCTTCTGTAG
- the LOC119336220 gene encoding conserved oligomeric Golgi complex subunit 3-like isoform X1, translating to MSMATKQATLPRSGAFSKGYNFAYAWEKNAPVTEEQNAAISALSHAVAERPFPVNLEHGGTAVPEKESALEEAGAMDAVLVNTHQFYKWFAELESAMKSETEEKYRFYESTLEERVNTCDGILQQVDDTQNLFEELQSLHSSVAIKTQTLHDACDQLLVEKQRLIGFAEALRSRLNYFYELENASTSFYSQTMNIGNEQFLPLLKRLDDCILYVENNPLYAESAVYLVKFRQLQSRALGMIRSHVLSTLKAASSQQVQAAIRGSGSGKNAVTEGVEASLIYVRFKAAAGELKPVFNEIESRSSKKEYAQILSECHSLFCEQRLYLIRGTVQQRISEFAKKEALPSFTRSGCAYLMEACQFEHQLFAHFFPASAPDVSTMAPLMDPLCTHLYDTLRPRLIYEGNIDSLCELVDILKVEVLGEQLSRRGKSAAGLRPILQRILADVLERLAFCARTHIREGIANFRPSDEDLDYPGKLERSTISSANVSDNSDMYATWYRPLEKTVSCLSKLYHCLESSVFTGLALEAVEVCSASLQSASKVIAKRATPMDGQLFLIKHLLILREQIAPFEIEFSVTHKELDFSHLLDHLRRILRGQVSLFDWSRSTSLARTFSPRILENQIDARKELEKGLKSTCEEFIMSITKLVVDPMLSFVTKVTAVKVALSSGSQGQNLDSVLAKPLKTQAFASPDKVAELVQKVGTAIQQDLPKAMTKLMLYLQNPSTRLIIFKPIKSNIVEAHIQLQSLLNSEYSAEEIQSIGMLSISDLQSQLDSLL from the exons ATGTCCATGGCGACGAAGCAAGCGACCCTGCCCAGGTCGGGAGCTTTCTCAAagggctacaacttcgcgtacgcgTGGGAGAAG AACGCGCCGGTCACAGAGGAGCAGAATGCCGCGATCTCCGCGCTCTCGCACGCTGTGGCAGAGCGGCCGTTCCCGGTCAATCTG GAACATGGAGGTACGGCCGTGCCAGAAAAAGAATCTGCTTTGGAGGAGGCGGGTGCAATGGATGCGGTCTTGGTGAATACACATCAG TTTTACAAATGGTTTGCTGAACTGGAATCAGCTATGAAATCTGAG ACTGAGGAAAAGTATCGCTTCTACGAGAGTACATTAGAGGAACGTGTTAACACATGTGATGGCATCCTTCAACAA GTGGATGACACACAGAACTTATTTGAAGAACTACAATCCTTGCACTCGAGTGTTGCCATAAAGACACAAACTTTGCATGATGCTTGCGACCAACTT TTGGTGGAGAAACAAAGGCTCATTGGGTTCGCTGAAGCACTCCGAAGTAGGTTAAACTACTTTTATGAATTGgaaaat GCCTCTACTAGCTTTTATTCTCAGACTATGAACATCGGAAATGAACAGTTTCTCCCACTGTTGAAAAGACTTGATGATTGTATCTT ATATGTTGAAAATAATCCACTGTATGCTGAATCTGCTGTTTACTTGGTCAAGTTTCGCCAACTTCAG TCTCGGGCATTAGGTATGATCAGGTCACATGTCTTGTCGACACTGAAAGCCGCTTCATCCCAG CAGGTTCAAGCCGCAATTCGAGGCAGTGGTTCTGGCAAAAATGCTGTTACAGAGGGTGTGGAAGCATCTCTTATCTATGTTCGTTTCAAGGCAGCAGCTGGGGAG CTAAAACCGGTTTTCAATGAGATTGAAAGTAGATCCTCTAAGAAAGAGTATGCGCAGATTCTTTCAGAATGTCACAGTTTGTTTTGTGAGCAGAGGCTGTACTTG ATACGAGGTACGGTGCAGCAACGCATTTCTGAGTTTGCTAAAAAAGAGGCCTTACCTTCTTTTACAAGGTCTGGTTGTGCCTATTTGATGGAG GCATGCCAGTTTGAGCACCAGCTTTTTGCTCACTTCTTCCCAGCATCCGCACCAGATGTTTCAACTATGGCTCCTTTAATGGATCCATT GTGCACACACTTATATGATACTCTGAGGCCTAGACTGATATATGAAGGCAACATTGATTCTCTCTGTGAACTCGTTGACATTCTGAAGGTCGAAGTGTTGGGAGAACAACTGAGTAGACGTGGTAAATCAGCAGCTGGACTCCGTCCAATATTGCAGAGGATACTTGCAGATGTTCTTGAGCGTCTGGCATTTTGTGCTCGGACTCATATTCGTGAGGGG ATTGCAAATTTTCGCCCTTCTGACGAAGATCTGGATTATCCTGGAAAACTTGAGAGATCTACAATTTCAAGTGCTAAT GTTAGTGACAACTCAGACATGTATGCAACATGGTACAGACCACTGGAGAAAACAGTTTCGTGCCTGTCAAAGCTATATCACTGCTTGGAATCTTCGGTTTTTACTGGATTAGCCCTT GAAGCCGTAGAAGTTTGCTCAGCATCCCTTCAG AGTGCAAGCAAGGTCATTGCAAAAAGAGCAACCCCAATGGATGGACAGCTTTTCCTAATTAAGCACCTTCTCATTTTAAGGGAACAG ATTGCACCATTTGAGATTGAGTTCTCAGTCACACACAAGGAGCTGGATTTCTCCCATTTGCTG GATCACTTAAGAAGGATTCTCAGGGGCCAGGTCTCATTATTTGACTGGTCAAGGTCAACATCACTTGCTAGGACCTTTTCTCCCCGCATTTTGGAGAACCAAATTGACGCCAGAAAA GAACTGGAGAAAGGCCTTAAATCTACTTGTGAAGAGTTTATAATGTCCATCACTAAACTAGTAGTGGACCCAATGCTTTCTTTTGTTACTAAG GTAACCGCTGTCAAAGTTGCACTGTCCTCAGGTAGCCAGGGCCAGAATTTGGATTCTGTTCTAGCAAAACCCCTTAAGACACAAGCATTTGCTTCACCCGATAAAGTTGCAGAGCTGGTTCAAAAG GTTGGGACTGCTATTCAACAAGATCTGCCCAAAGCAATGACCAAGTTGATGTTGTATTTGCAAAATCCATCGACAAGATTAATTATATTCAAACCCATCAA GTCGAATATAGTTGAGGCTCATATACAGCTACAGTCCCTTCTGAACTCAGAATACTCGGCTGAAGAAATTCAGTCTATTGGTATGCTGTCTATATCTGATCTGCAATCTCAGCTCGACAGTCTTCTGTAG
- the LOC119336220 gene encoding conserved oligomeric Golgi complex subunit 3-like isoform X3 has product MSMATKQATLPRSGAFSKGYNFAYAWEKNAPVTEEQNAAISALSHAVAERPFPVNLEHGGTAVPEKESALEEAGAMDAVLVNTHQFYKWFAELESAMKSETEEKYRFYESTLEERVNTCDGILQQVDDTQNLFEELQSLHSSVAIKTQTLHDACDQLLVEKQRLIGFAEALRSRLNYFYELENASTSFYSQTMNIGNEQFLPLLKRLDDCILYVENNPLYAESAVYLVKFRQLQSRALGMIRSHVLSTLKAASSQQVQAAIRGSGSGKNAVTEGVEASLIYVRFKAAAGELKPVFNEIESRSSKKEYAQILSECHSLFCEQRLYLIRGTVQQRISEFAKKEALPSFTRSGCAYLMEACQFEHQLFAHFFPASAPDVSTMAPLMDPLCTHLYDTLRPRLIYEGNIDSLCELVDILKVEVLGEQLSRRGKSAAGLRPILQRILADVLERLAFCARTHIREGIANFRPSDEDLDYPGKLERSTISSANVSDNSDMYATWYRPLEKTVSCLSKLYHCLESSVFTGLALEAVEVCSASLQSASKVIAKRATPMDGQLFLIKHLLILREQIAPFEIEFSVTHKELDFSHLLDHLRRILRGQVSLFDWSRSTSLARTFSPRILENQIDARKELEKGLKSTCEEFIMSITKLVVDPMLSFVTKVTAVKVALSSGSQGQNLDSVLAKPLKTQAFASPDKVAELVQKVGTAIQQDLPKAMTKLMLYLQNPSTRLIIFKPIK; this is encoded by the exons ATGTCCATGGCGACGAAGCAAGCGACCCTGCCCAGGTCGGGAGCTTTCTCAAagggctacaacttcgcgtacgcgTGGGAGAAG AACGCGCCGGTCACAGAGGAGCAGAATGCCGCGATCTCCGCGCTCTCGCACGCTGTGGCAGAGCGGCCGTTCCCGGTCAATCTG GAACATGGAGGTACGGCCGTGCCAGAAAAAGAATCTGCTTTGGAGGAGGCGGGTGCAATGGATGCGGTCTTGGTGAATACACATCAG TTTTACAAATGGTTTGCTGAACTGGAATCAGCTATGAAATCTGAG ACTGAGGAAAAGTATCGCTTCTACGAGAGTACATTAGAGGAACGTGTTAACACATGTGATGGCATCCTTCAACAA GTGGATGACACACAGAACTTATTTGAAGAACTACAATCCTTGCACTCGAGTGTTGCCATAAAGACACAAACTTTGCATGATGCTTGCGACCAACTT TTGGTGGAGAAACAAAGGCTCATTGGGTTCGCTGAAGCACTCCGAAGTAGGTTAAACTACTTTTATGAATTGgaaaat GCCTCTACTAGCTTTTATTCTCAGACTATGAACATCGGAAATGAACAGTTTCTCCCACTGTTGAAAAGACTTGATGATTGTATCTT ATATGTTGAAAATAATCCACTGTATGCTGAATCTGCTGTTTACTTGGTCAAGTTTCGCCAACTTCAG TCTCGGGCATTAGGTATGATCAGGTCACATGTCTTGTCGACACTGAAAGCCGCTTCATCCCAG CAGGTTCAAGCCGCAATTCGAGGCAGTGGTTCTGGCAAAAATGCTGTTACAGAGGGTGTGGAAGCATCTCTTATCTATGTTCGTTTCAAGGCAGCAGCTGGGGAG CTAAAACCGGTTTTCAATGAGATTGAAAGTAGATCCTCTAAGAAAGAGTATGCGCAGATTCTTTCAGAATGTCACAGTTTGTTTTGTGAGCAGAGGCTGTACTTG ATACGAGGTACGGTGCAGCAACGCATTTCTGAGTTTGCTAAAAAAGAGGCCTTACCTTCTTTTACAAGGTCTGGTTGTGCCTATTTGATGGAG GCATGCCAGTTTGAGCACCAGCTTTTTGCTCACTTCTTCCCAGCATCCGCACCAGATGTTTCAACTATGGCTCCTTTAATGGATCCATT GTGCACACACTTATATGATACTCTGAGGCCTAGACTGATATATGAAGGCAACATTGATTCTCTCTGTGAACTCGTTGACATTCTGAAGGTCGAAGTGTTGGGAGAACAACTGAGTAGACGTGGTAAATCAGCAGCTGGACTCCGTCCAATATTGCAGAGGATACTTGCAGATGTTCTTGAGCGTCTGGCATTTTGTGCTCGGACTCATATTCGTGAGGGG ATTGCAAATTTTCGCCCTTCTGACGAAGATCTGGATTATCCTGGAAAACTTGAGAGATCTACAATTTCAAGTGCTAAT GTTAGTGACAACTCAGACATGTATGCAACATGGTACAGACCACTGGAGAAAACAGTTTCGTGCCTGTCAAAGCTATATCACTGCTTGGAATCTTCGGTTTTTACTGGATTAGCCCTT GAAGCCGTAGAAGTTTGCTCAGCATCCCTTCAG AGTGCAAGCAAGGTCATTGCAAAAAGAGCAACCCCAATGGATGGACAGCTTTTCCTAATTAAGCACCTTCTCATTTTAAGGGAACAG ATTGCACCATTTGAGATTGAGTTCTCAGTCACACACAAGGAGCTGGATTTCTCCCATTTGCTG GATCACTTAAGAAGGATTCTCAGGGGCCAGGTCTCATTATTTGACTGGTCAAGGTCAACATCACTTGCTAGGACCTTTTCTCCCCGCATTTTGGAGAACCAAATTGACGCCAGAAAA GAACTGGAGAAAGGCCTTAAATCTACTTGTGAAGAGTTTATAATGTCCATCACTAAACTAGTAGTGGACCCAATGCTTTCTTTTGTTACTAAG GTAACCGCTGTCAAAGTTGCACTGTCCTCAGGTAGCCAGGGCCAGAATTTGGATTCTGTTCTAGCAAAACCCCTTAAGACACAAGCATTTGCTTCACCCGATAAAGTTGCAGAGCTGGTTCAAAAG GTTGGGACTGCTATTCAACAAGATCTGCCCAAAGCAATGACCAAGTTGATGTTGTATTTGCAAAATCCATCGACAAGATTAATTATATTCAAACCCATCAAGTAA